A genomic window from Myotis daubentonii chromosome 4, mMyoDau2.1, whole genome shotgun sequence includes:
- the GDNF gene encoding glial cell line-derived neurotrophic factor isoform X1 — translation MKLWDVMAVCLALLHTASAFPLPAGKRPPEAPAEDRSPGRRAPFALSSDSSMPEDYPDQFDDVMDFIQATIKRLKRSPDKQMAVLPRRERNRQAAATHPENPRGKGRRGPRGKNRGCVLTSIHLNVTDLGLGYETKEELIFRYCSGSCEAAETMYDKILKNLSRSRRLVSDKVGQACCRPIAFDDDLSFLDDNLVYHILRKHSAKRCGCI, via the exons ATGAAGTTATGGGATGTCATGGCTGTCTGCCTGGCGCTGCTCCACACCGCGTCCGCCTTCCCGCTGCCCGCCGGTAAGAGGCCTCCCGAGGCGCCCGCCGAAGACCGCTCCCCCGGCCGCCGCGCGCCCTTCGCGCTGAGCAGTGACT CCAGTATGCCAGAGGATTATCCCGACCAGTTTGACGACGTCATGGATTTTATTCAGGCCACCATTAAAAGACTGAAAAGGTCCCCGGACAAACAAATGGCCGTGCTGCCTAGAAGGGAGCGTAATCGGCAGGCCGCCGCCACCCACCCAGAGAACCCCAGAGGGAAGGGCCGGCGGGGCCCGAGGGGCAAAAACCGGGGTTGTGTCCTAACCTCCATCCACCTGAATGTCACGGACTTGGGTCTGGGCTACGAAACCAAGGAGGAACTGATCTTCCGGTACTGCAGCGGCTCCTGTGAGGCCGCCGAGACGATGTACGACAAAATATTAAAGAACTTGTCCAGAAGCAGGAGGCTGGTGAGTGACAAGGTAGGGCAGGCCTGCTGCAGGCCCATCGCCTTCGATGACGACCTGTCGTTTCTAGATGATAACCTGGTTTACCATATTCTAAGGAAGCATTCCGCGAAAAGGTGTGGATGTATCTGA
- the GDNF gene encoding glial cell line-derived neurotrophic factor isoform X2 codes for MKLWDVMAVCLALLHTASAFPLPAASMPEDYPDQFDDVMDFIQATIKRLKRSPDKQMAVLPRRERNRQAAATHPENPRGKGRRGPRGKNRGCVLTSIHLNVTDLGLGYETKEELIFRYCSGSCEAAETMYDKILKNLSRSRRLVSDKVGQACCRPIAFDDDLSFLDDNLVYHILRKHSAKRCGCI; via the exons ATGAAGTTATGGGATGTCATGGCTGTCTGCCTGGCGCTGCTCCACACCGCGTCCGCCTTCCCGCTGCCCGCCG CCAGTATGCCAGAGGATTATCCCGACCAGTTTGACGACGTCATGGATTTTATTCAGGCCACCATTAAAAGACTGAAAAGGTCCCCGGACAAACAAATGGCCGTGCTGCCTAGAAGGGAGCGTAATCGGCAGGCCGCCGCCACCCACCCAGAGAACCCCAGAGGGAAGGGCCGGCGGGGCCCGAGGGGCAAAAACCGGGGTTGTGTCCTAACCTCCATCCACCTGAATGTCACGGACTTGGGTCTGGGCTACGAAACCAAGGAGGAACTGATCTTCCGGTACTGCAGCGGCTCCTGTGAGGCCGCCGAGACGATGTACGACAAAATATTAAAGAACTTGTCCAGAAGCAGGAGGCTGGTGAGTGACAAGGTAGGGCAGGCCTGCTGCAGGCCCATCGCCTTCGATGACGACCTGTCGTTTCTAGATGATAACCTGGTTTACCATATTCTAAGGAAGCATTCCGCGAAAAGGTGTGGATGTATCTGA
- the GDNF gene encoding glial cell line-derived neurotrophic factor isoform X3 translates to MPEDYPDQFDDVMDFIQATIKRLKRSPDKQMAVLPRRERNRQAAATHPENPRGKGRRGPRGKNRGCVLTSIHLNVTDLGLGYETKEELIFRYCSGSCEAAETMYDKILKNLSRSRRLVSDKVGQACCRPIAFDDDLSFLDDNLVYHILRKHSAKRCGCI, encoded by the coding sequence ATGCCAGAGGATTATCCCGACCAGTTTGACGACGTCATGGATTTTATTCAGGCCACCATTAAAAGACTGAAAAGGTCCCCGGACAAACAAATGGCCGTGCTGCCTAGAAGGGAGCGTAATCGGCAGGCCGCCGCCACCCACCCAGAGAACCCCAGAGGGAAGGGCCGGCGGGGCCCGAGGGGCAAAAACCGGGGTTGTGTCCTAACCTCCATCCACCTGAATGTCACGGACTTGGGTCTGGGCTACGAAACCAAGGAGGAACTGATCTTCCGGTACTGCAGCGGCTCCTGTGAGGCCGCCGAGACGATGTACGACAAAATATTAAAGAACTTGTCCAGAAGCAGGAGGCTGGTGAGTGACAAGGTAGGGCAGGCCTGCTGCAGGCCCATCGCCTTCGATGACGACCTGTCGTTTCTAGATGATAACCTGGTTTACCATATTCTAAGGAAGCATTCCGCGAAAAGGTGTGGATGTATCTGA